In Candidatus Saccharibacteria bacterium oral taxon 488, one DNA window encodes the following:
- the thrS gene encoding threonine--tRNA ligase codes for MSEDKLYAMRHSLAHIMAAAVQRVWPDAKFGVGPVIEHGFYYDIDLGETKISEQQFNKIEKVMRRIIAEKQDFVCTKCPIDEAIQWAKDSHQPYKEELLNDLKRAGTTVAKDLDAAEMGTIAEGDSALDEVSFYTNGSFKDLCRGPHAVNTSQVGAFKLMRVAGAYWRGNEKNPQMQRLYGVAFATQEELDKYLEKLELAKQRDHRKLGKELDLYTTSPLVGVGLPLFTPRGTILRDIVAQYSNQLRQRFGFEKVWTPHITKKDLYETSGHWAKFGEELFLVKSQETSDEMALKPMNCPHHTQIFASQPRSYRDMPVRYLETTTDYRDEKTGELGGLNRVRSLTQDDSHVFCRPDQIEQEINNLLSAAQELYGTIDMKLRVRLSYRDDSDAYLGERELWASAQNQLKSAVEKVGLDYFEQEGEAAFYGPKIDFMATDAIGREHQVATVQLDFVQPQRFGLEYTDSDGNFTTPVMIHCALLGSIERFLSVFIEHTGGWFPFWAAPEQVRILTINDTVSDYVDEITSILSEVTLMKPIKYNDVRFTIDSRNESLGKKIREATVVKIPIQIIVGPKDQIARVVSIRTHAGEEQIPLEQLAEYIRGL; via the coding sequence ATGAGCGAAGATAAACTCTATGCAATGCGACACAGCCTGGCGCATATTATGGCGGCGGCTGTGCAGCGGGTATGGCCAGACGCCAAGTTTGGAGTTGGTCCGGTTATTGAACATGGGTTTTATTACGATATTGATCTTGGTGAAACGAAGATCAGTGAGCAGCAGTTTAATAAAATTGAAAAGGTAATGCGACGAATCATTGCCGAAAAGCAAGACTTTGTGTGCACAAAATGCCCAATTGATGAAGCAATTCAATGGGCCAAAGATAGCCATCAGCCATATAAAGAAGAACTTCTTAATGACCTAAAACGTGCCGGGACAACGGTAGCAAAAGATCTGGACGCTGCAGAAATGGGTACAATTGCCGAAGGTGATAGCGCGCTCGATGAAGTTTCGTTTTATACCAACGGGTCGTTTAAGGATCTGTGTCGTGGACCGCATGCTGTAAATACCAGTCAGGTTGGTGCATTTAAGTTGATGCGGGTTGCGGGCGCCTATTGGCGGGGCAATGAAAAGAATCCTCAAATGCAGCGACTATACGGTGTAGCTTTTGCTACGCAGGAAGAGCTGGATAAATATTTGGAGAAATTAGAGCTGGCCAAACAGCGTGATCACCGCAAGTTAGGCAAGGAGCTTGATCTGTATACCACCTCGCCGCTCGTGGGGGTTGGTTTGCCATTATTTACACCTCGTGGAACTATCTTGCGCGATATCGTGGCCCAATACTCAAATCAGCTGCGTCAGAGGTTTGGTTTTGAAAAAGTCTGGACGCCGCATATTACTAAAAAGGACTTGTATGAAACGTCAGGCCACTGGGCCAAATTTGGCGAAGAGCTGTTTTTAGTTAAAAGTCAGGAAACCAGTGATGAAATGGCGTTAAAGCCGATGAACTGCCCGCACCATACGCAGATTTTTGCTTCACAACCTCGTAGCTACCGCGATATGCCGGTGCGCTACTTGGAGACGACCACTGATTATCGTGACGAGAAAACCGGTGAGCTTGGTGGTCTGAATCGCGTGCGCTCATTAACCCAGGACGATAGTCATGTTTTCTGTCGTCCAGATCAAATTGAGCAAGAGATCAATAATTTGTTGTCCGCTGCCCAGGAATTGTACGGTACTATTGATATGAAACTGCGGGTTCGACTGAGTTATCGCGATGATTCTGATGCATATTTGGGCGAACGTGAGCTGTGGGCTTCCGCACAAAATCAGTTGAAATCAGCAGTTGAAAAAGTTGGCTTGGACTATTTTGAGCAGGAAGGTGAGGCTGCTTTTTACGGACCAAAAATTGATTTCATGGCAACTGACGCTATCGGTCGTGAGCACCAAGTCGCGACAGTGCAGCTAGACTTCGTGCAGCCGCAACGGTTTGGTTTGGAATACACAGATAGTGATGGTAATTTTACAACACCTGTGATGATTCACTGTGCGCTGCTCGGGTCGATTGAACGATTCTTGAGCGTCTTCATTGAACACACGGGTGGTTGGTTCCCGTTTTGGGCGGCACCAGAACAAGTACGTATTCTAACGATTAATGACACCGTCTCAGACTACGTTGATGAAATTACATCGATTTTATCAGAGGTGACCTTAATGAAACCAATAAAATACAACGATGTAAGATTTACAATAGATAGTCGTAATGAATCCCTTGGGAAAAAGATTCGTGAGGCGACTGTTGTAAAAATACCAATACAGATTATTGTTGGGCCAAAGGATCAGATAGCACGTGTCGTAAGTATCAGGACGCATGCGGGTGAAGAGCAAATTCCGCTTGAACAGCTAGCTGAATATATACGGGGACTGTAA
- the rpmI gene encoding 50S ribosomal protein L35 yields the protein MPKLKTHKGTAKRIKLTSSGKLTRQRAFGGHFLAKKSKSRKRAINTTAKVTGSMAKNARRAMGV from the coding sequence ATGCCAAAACTAAAGACCCACAAAGGTACCGCAAAGCGCATTAAGTTAACGAGCTCTGGCAAGTTAACTCGTCAACGTGCATTTGGCGGTCACTTCTTAGCCAAGAAGTCAAAAAGCCGTAAGCGGGCGATTAATACAACAGCGAAAGTAACAGGCTCGATGGCAAAGAATGCCCGACGGGCAATGGGAGTTTAA
- the rplT gene encoding 50S ribosomal protein L20 has protein sequence MRVKRGVPGHAKHKKILKAAKGMQHNRTRSFRLAKQGVIRALQYAYRDRRNKKRDLRSLWITRINAAARQEGTTYGRLMAALKAKNIELDRKVLAELAVNEPTAFTAIVKAAL, from the coding sequence ATGAGGGTAAAACGAGGCGTCCCTGGACACGCAAAGCACAAGAAAATTCTGAAAGCCGCTAAAGGCATGCAGCACAATCGAACTCGTAGCTTTCGCTTAGCGAAGCAGGGGGTAATTAGAGCTCTGCAATATGCCTATCGTGATCGACGCAATAAAAAACGAGACCTCCGCAGCCTGTGGATTACCCGGATTAACGCAGCCGCTCGCCAAGAGGGCACGACGTACGGCAGGCTCATGGCTGCTCTCAAGGCAAAGAATATTGAGCTTGACCGAAAAGTGTTGGCAGAGTTAGCCGTTAACGAACCTACGGCCTTTACCGCAATTGTTAAAGCAGCACTATAA
- a CDS encoding tRNA (adenosine(37)-N6)-dimethylallyltransferase MiaA produces the protein MAAETIKAKLPLVVIAGPTASGKTSLAIRLAKQYNGEIICADSRTIYRDMDIGTAKPTMAEREAVPHWGLDLVSPGETFSAAQFKEYALQKISEIRSRGRLPFLVGGTGLYIDAVIFNFQFGAPPDPSLRHELEKRTVVELQYYCYKYNRKLPENNKNKRYLIRAIEQKNKNNRYEFMIRDNSIAVGIATNKEILRTRIVLRSEQLFLNNVVSEAMLLARKYGWDNEAMTGNVYPLVREFLNRNITENELKRQFVIADWRLAKRQMTWLRRNPFIMWATLDSAEHYLSQLLARA, from the coding sequence ATGGCGGCCGAAACTATAAAAGCAAAATTACCCCTAGTTGTTATCGCGGGGCCGACTGCTAGTGGTAAGACCTCGCTAGCGATTCGTCTGGCAAAACAATATAATGGCGAAATAATTTGTGCCGATAGCAGAACAATATATCGAGACATGGATATTGGTACGGCAAAGCCAACTATGGCTGAGCGAGAAGCCGTGCCCCATTGGGGCCTTGATTTGGTCAGCCCGGGCGAGACATTTAGCGCCGCACAGTTTAAGGAGTATGCTCTGCAAAAAATAAGTGAAATTCGCTCTCGGGGGCGGTTACCGTTTCTTGTCGGCGGCACGGGTCTCTATATCGATGCAGTAATTTTTAATTTTCAATTTGGAGCTCCTCCTGATCCTAGTTTACGGCATGAGCTAGAAAAAAGGACAGTAGTCGAACTACAATATTATTGTTATAAATACAACAGAAAATTACCAGAGAATAACAAGAATAAGCGCTATCTTATACGTGCTATTGAACAAAAAAATAAAAATAACAGATATGAATTTATGATTAGAGATAATAGTATCGCTGTAGGTATAGCAACGAATAAGGAAATATTGCGAACAAGAATTGTGCTCAGGTCTGAACAATTATTTTTAAATAATGTTGTGAGTGAAGCAATGTTGTTAGCCCGAAAATATGGCTGGGATAATGAGGCTATGACGGGTAATGTCTATCCGTTGGTCCGAGAGTTTTTGAATAGAAATATTACCGAAAATGAATTAAAGCGGCAATTTGTTATAGCTGATTGGCGGTTGGCGAAGCGACAGATGACGTGGTTGCGGCGTAACCCGTTTATCATGTGGGCGACGCTTGACTCTGCTGAACACTATTTGTCACAACTTTTGGCTCGGGCGTAA
- a CDS encoding GNAT family N-acetyltransferase, producing the protein MAITIHALAESHITAILTACSDWEELARFGPPYWRPRSSAELRRKIAATTGTQPATEYTFVIAAEDAGPDNAASDSTVLPIGRLVGECSLHAIDWRNRHAQIGICIWRPADRHHGYGRAGVRFITNWAIDHLDLHRLEAWILAGNTASRRLFKALGFTHEATLTQRYRLNGGWRDMWVMGRVG; encoded by the coding sequence ATGGCTATCACCATCCACGCCCTTGCTGAATCCCACATTACTGCCATCCTGACTGCTTGTAGCGACTGGGAAGAGTTGGCCCGATTCGGCCCGCCGTACTGGCGCCCACGCAGCAGCGCCGAGCTCCGGCGCAAGATCGCTGCTACCACCGGGACGCAACCAGCCACCGAGTACACCTTCGTCATCGCTGCGGAGGACGCAGGGCCTGACAACGCAGCAAGTGACTCCACCGTCTTGCCCATCGGCCGCTTGGTCGGTGAATGCTCCCTCCACGCCATCGACTGGCGCAACCGCCACGCCCAGATCGGTATCTGCATCTGGCGTCCAGCCGACCGCCACCACGGCTACGGTCGCGCCGGTGTTCGGTTCATCACCAACTGGGCAATAGACCACCTCGACCTCCACCGCTTGGAAGCCTGGATCCTGGCAGGCAACACCGCCTCACGACGACTGTTCAAAGCCCTCGGCTTTACCCACGAAGCAACCCTGACCCAGCGCTACCGCCTAAACGGCGGCTGGCGCGATATGTGGGTAATGGGACGGGTGGGGTGA
- a CDS encoding transcriptional regulator → MIDALFGSKTRVKLLHLFLANPEKSFYVREITRLIGEQINSVRRELSNMLRVGVIVSNNYDNKLYYAANQQYAYFTPLKMIFADERPSEQTDHNKKNSIPWVGDIARLSGLKIAIVAGALVRGSTSRVDILLVGRLSESRVGVAIKKIEKAEGRELNYAVMSYDDFYYRLSVRDKFVMEIMNSKHSVVVDAESILV, encoded by the coding sequence ATGATTGATGCGCTGTTCGGCTCAAAAACGAGGGTGAAGTTACTACACCTGTTTTTAGCGAACCCTGAAAAATCGTTTTATGTTAGAGAGATTACGCGATTGATCGGCGAGCAAATTAACTCGGTACGGCGTGAACTATCAAATATGCTCAGAGTCGGAGTCATTGTTTCGAATAATTATGACAATAAATTGTATTACGCTGCGAATCAGCAGTATGCATACTTCACGCCACTAAAGATGATTTTTGCCGATGAGCGACCGAGTGAGCAAACCGACCATAACAAAAAGAACAGTATACCGTGGGTGGGCGATATCGCTCGGCTGTCCGGGCTAAAGATCGCTATAGTCGCCGGTGCGTTAGTGCGTGGATCGACGAGTCGGGTTGATATACTGTTGGTCGGTCGGCTATCGGAGTCGAGAGTTGGTGTCGCCATTAAGAAAATTGAAAAAGCCGAGGGGAGAGAGCTGAATTATGCTGTAATGAGCTATGATGATTTTTACTATCGTCTGAGCGTTAGAGATAAGTTTGTGATGGAAATAATGAATAGTAAGCACTCGGTTGTGGTAGACGCAGAGAGTATACTAGTATAA
- a CDS encoding translation initiation factor IF-3 — MRINGAIRARELRVVGSDGEQLGIMPLRDALQAAEDAGLDLVEISPNANPPVAKIIDWGKFQYQKIKDQQRNKRAAKVGDLKQMRFGLKIGAGDLEVKLRKIRDFLANGHKVRIQVVYKGREMAHKEIGYELIQKITDQLEEEAILEQKPQMAGRNLSVVIRSK; from the coding sequence ATTCGTATCAACGGAGCGATCCGTGCTCGGGAACTGCGCGTTGTTGGTTCTGACGGTGAACAGCTGGGGATAATGCCCCTGCGCGACGCCCTTCAAGCGGCGGAGGATGCGGGACTTGATCTCGTTGAAATATCACCAAATGCCAATCCACCAGTCGCCAAGATTATTGACTGGGGCAAGTTCCAATATCAGAAGATCAAAGACCAGCAGCGCAACAAGCGCGCGGCAAAAGTCGGCGATCTCAAGCAAATGCGCTTTGGCCTGAAGATTGGCGCTGGCGATCTCGAAGTCAAGCTGCGCAAAATACGAGATTTTCTCGCCAATGGACACAAGGTCCGTATCCAAGTCGTCTATAAAGGTCGCGAGATGGCGCATAAAGAAATCGGTTACGAATTGATCCAAAAAATCACTGATCAGCTTGAGGAAGAGGCAATTCTAGAACAAAAACCTCAGATGGCTGGTCGCAATCTGAGTGTGGTAATAAGGAGTAAATAA
- a CDS encoding cysteine methyltransferase, which translates to MSELPIASLRDRIYILMAQLPDDKVTTYGDLAALSGHPHAARIVGGIAHGGPENLPWHRLVNAKGGLAVGFPGGQGVQRQLLEQDGIYCDERWRIIDFEERRWRPKL; encoded by the coding sequence TTGAGCGAATTGCCAATAGCTAGCTTGCGAGACCGGATCTATATTCTCATGGCGCAGCTACCTGACGACAAGGTGACGACGTACGGTGACTTGGCAGCACTGTCTGGACACCCGCACGCAGCACGAATTGTGGGCGGGATAGCGCATGGTGGCCCAGAGAATTTGCCGTGGCATCGCCTAGTGAACGCGAAAGGTGGCTTGGCGGTAGGTTTTCCGGGTGGGCAAGGTGTGCAAAGGCAGCTACTTGAACAAGATGGTATTTATTGCGATGAAAGGTGGCGGATAATTGATTTTGAGGAACGACGATGGCGGCCGAAACTATAA
- a CDS encoding Zn-dependent hydrolase: MFEVEYKGANNVIFTTKMVKIAFDPALSLVGLKDNLGVQDVEILSEGRFAASNVVPRLLFSGPGEYEVGDVSLKGVAAWRHIDTETDVKKSTIYRLTIGGVRVVIIGNVAPKLSESQLEDIGVVDVVVIPVGGGGYTLDATSAAHMVRQLEPKVVIPVHYADGALHYEVPQDDLSVFVGEMGVETIDAGSKWKVKGTASLPEQLSIITVARS, translated from the coding sequence ATGTTTGAAGTAGAATACAAAGGTGCAAATAACGTTATTTTTACAACGAAAATGGTAAAAATCGCGTTTGATCCAGCGCTATCGCTGGTTGGACTTAAGGATAACCTTGGGGTACAGGACGTTGAGATATTGTCGGAGGGTAGATTCGCCGCAAGCAATGTAGTACCACGGCTGCTCTTTAGTGGCCCGGGTGAATATGAGGTCGGCGATGTGTCTCTGAAGGGGGTGGCAGCCTGGCGACACATTGATACGGAAACTGATGTCAAAAAATCAACGATTTACCGTTTAACAATTGGTGGTGTGCGTGTTGTGATTATAGGTAATGTTGCTCCAAAATTGTCAGAGTCTCAGCTGGAGGATATCGGTGTTGTTGACGTTGTTGTGATACCGGTTGGCGGTGGTGGTTACACGCTTGACGCGACATCTGCGGCTCATATGGTACGCCAGCTGGAGCCGAAAGTGGTTATCCCGGTGCATTATGCTGATGGTGCATTACACTACGAAGTGCCGCAAGACGACCTGTCGGTGTTTGTTGGCGAAATGGGCGTGGAGACTATTGATGCTGGGTCAAAATGGAAAGTGAAGGGGACGGCGTCTTTACCTGAACAACTATCAATCATTACTGTCGCGCGGAGCTAG
- a CDS encoding site-2 protease family protein: MDLAYLGMVLVVILVSMTLHEAMHAFMGYFLGDDTAKAEGRLTLNPLKHIDPFMTLLLPLLLAMLGLPIFGGARPVPFNPQRVRHGEWGAAFVALAGPLTNLFLAFLAFGMGAVSGVITSGGLIQNTLAGQITSLVVLVNLGFFVFNMLPLPPLDGSRVLYALAPESVRRGMEWIERYGVMVVFIIIMIGQAAIGRIMTFATNGIIQFFCMIFGV; encoded by the coding sequence ATGGATTTGGCATATTTAGGTATGGTCTTGGTGGTCATTCTCGTCTCAATGACGCTACACGAGGCGATGCATGCGTTTATGGGCTATTTTCTCGGAGATGATACGGCCAAGGCGGAGGGGCGGCTGACGTTAAACCCGCTGAAGCATATTGATCCATTCATGACGCTTTTGCTGCCATTATTACTGGCTATGCTAGGGCTGCCAATTTTTGGTGGTGCTCGACCGGTGCCATTTAATCCTCAACGCGTGCGACACGGTGAATGGGGTGCAGCGTTCGTAGCGCTTGCTGGGCCACTGACTAATTTGTTTTTAGCGTTTTTAGCGTTTGGCATGGGTGCTGTCAGCGGCGTTATCACCAGCGGTGGGCTGATTCAAAATACGTTAGCGGGGCAAATTACTAGCCTCGTCGTGTTGGTTAATTTAGGCTTTTTCGTGTTTAATATGTTGCCGCTGCCACCACTCGATGGATCGCGAGTGCTGTATGCGCTCGCTCCAGAGAGTGTGCGCCGTGGCATGGAGTGGATTGAGCGCTACGGGGTAATGGTGGTGTTCATTATCATTATGATCGGACAGGCGGCAATTGGGCGAATTATGACGTTCGCTACGAACGGTATTATCCAATTCTTTTGCATGATTTTTGGTGTATAA
- a CDS encoding YifB family Mg chelatase-like AAA ATPase — translation MVSKVVSATPYGFHGQLIEIEGDISRGLPGLQIVGLGNKAIDESRDRVRSAIKNSLLDFPKGKITINLAPAELPKDGTQFDLPIALAILCLGKQLPQTALEGALFAGELALDGSLRPIRSAITIAETAKQHGISTIYLPASNSEQALLIPDITIIPINNLTELFLHLKQEKLIQPAVKTKQQYRQKKRGIIIDDIRGQEQAKRAVAIAVAGRHNILLSGPPGSGKTMLARALNSLLPPLSDVEIIEVTKLHNLDGNQVSHDIVTDRPFRTPHHTASRISMIGGGAKATPGEISLAHHGTLFLDELLEYPRTTLESLRQPLEDKQITISRAQGKYYYPANFMLVATMNPCPCGYLGDPEKSCRCSSTQILNYQKRLSGPLLDRIDLTINVSRVAHEDLLSRKSSSDSQQKQFETMIKVARTLQTNRYGNSNKYNADIDGSSVDKITALTIEAKQFFLTAAKKLDLSARGYFKVIKVARTIADLESSLEITIPHVAESLQYRQIIPT, via the coding sequence ATGGTTAGCAAGGTAGTTTCAGCGACGCCATATGGCTTTCACGGTCAGCTTATTGAAATTGAAGGCGACATATCACGAGGACTACCTGGACTACAAATCGTCGGACTTGGCAACAAAGCAATCGATGAATCGCGTGATCGCGTTCGCAGCGCCATCAAGAACTCGCTACTTGATTTTCCAAAAGGTAAAATTACCATCAATCTCGCCCCGGCGGAACTACCAAAAGACGGTACGCAATTCGACCTACCAATAGCCCTCGCAATTCTCTGTCTCGGCAAACAACTTCCTCAAACCGCCCTAGAGGGAGCGCTATTTGCTGGTGAATTGGCACTCGATGGTAGTCTTCGCCCCATTCGCTCGGCCATTACTATTGCCGAAACCGCCAAGCAGCACGGTATCTCAACCATATACCTACCGGCCTCCAACAGCGAACAAGCCCTGCTCATCCCCGACATTACTATTATCCCCATCAATAATCTAACGGAATTATTCCTCCACCTCAAACAAGAAAAACTCATCCAACCCGCAGTAAAAACAAAGCAGCAATATCGCCAAAAGAAACGCGGCATCATCATTGATGACATCCGCGGACAAGAGCAGGCCAAGCGAGCTGTCGCCATTGCCGTCGCGGGTAGGCACAATATTTTGCTGTCCGGACCACCGGGATCCGGCAAGACCATGCTAGCACGCGCACTCAATTCACTCCTGCCGCCGCTATCTGACGTTGAGATTATCGAAGTAACGAAACTCCACAATCTTGACGGCAATCAAGTTAGTCATGATATCGTTACCGACCGACCGTTTCGCACACCACACCACACCGCGAGCCGCATATCAATGATTGGTGGTGGCGCAAAGGCCACGCCCGGCGAAATTAGCCTCGCGCACCACGGCACACTGTTCTTAGACGAATTATTAGAATATCCACGAACGACATTGGAATCGCTTCGTCAGCCGCTTGAGGATAAGCAGATCACAATTTCCCGCGCCCAAGGTAAATACTACTACCCCGCCAATTTTATGTTAGTTGCCACGATGAACCCTTGTCCATGTGGTTATCTGGGCGATCCAGAAAAAAGTTGCCGTTGCTCATCGACCCAAATCTTGAACTATCAGAAACGATTATCCGGCCCGCTCCTTGATCGTATTGATCTAACAATCAACGTTTCCCGCGTCGCACATGAAGATTTGTTGTCCCGTAAGTCATCGTCGGATTCACAACAAAAACAGTTTGAAACTATGATTAAGGTAGCTCGTACACTACAAACTAACAGATACGGTAATAGTAATAAATACAACGCTGATATAGATGGCAGTAGTGTTGATAAAATAACTGCCCTAACGATTGAGGCCAAGCAATTTTTCCTTACAGCCGCCAAAAAGCTTGACCTAAGCGCTCGTGGCTATTTCAAAGTTATCAAGGTTGCTCGCACTATCGCTGATCTTGAGTCATCACTAGAAATAACCATTCCTCATGTCGCCGAAAGCCTACAATACCGACAGATTATCCCGACCTAG
- the rpmB gene encoding 50S ribosomal protein L28 produces the protein MASRCELTGKGKQYGHNVSFSLRRTKRTFKPNLQKKTLVVDGQKVTLVLSTQAIRTLKKKGLLRPIQTKTV, from the coding sequence ATGGCATCACGATGCGAACTAACCGGCAAAGGCAAGCAATACGGTCACAACGTTAGCTTTTCCCTTCGCCGTACCAAGCGCACTTTTAAGCCAAACCTACAGAAGAAAACTCTTGTAGTAGATGGTCAAAAAGTCACGTTGGTTCTGAGTACTCAAGCAATTCGTACTCTTAAAAAGAAAGGGTTGTTACGCCCGATACAGACAAAAACCGTCTAG
- a CDS encoding ATP-binding protein yields MAVTADGRTDMEKLIELLGEPEQEHLDFKEGVDLSKSEDRVKFVKDVVAMSNCPPGGYLLIGVSDSGDPVAPIETFDRERFDGARLNDLIRNYTEGQIQIISQLHEIEGKEVVLIYTHHEGSGLPVPMSKLGQYKNDNGKDGICFRPGEVWLREGAQNVLLRWSHWDMLLRGRDQRIREEARADINSLIAELAKSFRGGPGKISIPLTVDMADEAFVEAMIANLETGSDLRIKQFLTSVVATDSNTDTFCQSLDKLTIIIVQALALGLPDITKRAVDTLITIYRQLDHDAAAQKLEVIVRAYVIGAAAVRYRAWGVVRDLVLHPSSAHPSLDYVYSSWIREGQVEATRSKLFPSDSRGSLMIPSARLLAIEHAAMRPYLPSVETSTDDSYDSPDRLLDSLCQFDILYCLVVAAEGGHHGGAYPASSAFRQERANPALSLVVSNAEVRRELLPESGDARVAQAMHEVLELAKEQSMKLQFQLPNNWWRRPSQNVVEFIKKHQGDRR; encoded by the coding sequence GTGGCAGTTACCGCTGATGGTCGCACCGACATGGAGAAGCTCATTGAGCTGCTCGGAGAGCCGGAGCAAGAGCATCTTGATTTTAAGGAGGGTGTTGACCTAAGTAAATCAGAGGATAGGGTTAAATTTGTTAAAGATGTGGTTGCCATGTCGAACTGCCCTCCGGGTGGATATCTATTGATTGGTGTGAGCGATTCAGGTGATCCTGTGGCGCCGATCGAAACGTTTGATCGCGAGCGGTTTGACGGAGCTCGCTTGAATGACCTCATTAGAAATTATACCGAGGGGCAAATCCAAATAATATCGCAGCTCCATGAGATAGAGGGGAAAGAAGTGGTGCTCATATATACTCATCATGAAGGAAGCGGTCTACCTGTCCCAATGAGTAAACTTGGGCAGTATAAAAACGATAACGGAAAAGATGGCATCTGCTTCCGTCCAGGTGAAGTATGGCTACGAGAAGGGGCGCAAAATGTGCTGTTGCGGTGGTCGCACTGGGATATGTTGCTCCGGGGGCGCGATCAGCGTATTCGCGAAGAAGCACGCGCCGACATCAACTCGTTGATAGCTGAGCTGGCGAAATCTTTTCGTGGAGGGCCTGGGAAAATCTCGATCCCACTTACAGTCGACATGGCGGATGAAGCCTTCGTTGAGGCCATGATAGCCAACCTTGAAACAGGTAGCGATCTGCGAATCAAGCAGTTCTTGACGAGTGTGGTGGCGACCGATAGCAACACCGATACGTTCTGTCAATCCCTAGATAAGCTAACGATCATCATTGTTCAAGCGCTCGCGCTCGGACTTCCTGATATTACCAAGCGAGCTGTGGACACGCTAATCACGATCTACCGGCAACTCGACCATGATGCTGCCGCGCAAAAGCTCGAGGTGATAGTGCGTGCATATGTAATCGGCGCGGCGGCCGTGCGGTACAGGGCTTGGGGAGTTGTTCGTGATCTTGTACTCCATCCATCGTCGGCGCATCCTAGCCTTGATTATGTTTATTCATCTTGGATTCGTGAAGGACAAGTTGAGGCCACTAGGTCAAAACTGTTTCCGAGTGATTCTAGGGGTAGCTTGATGATTCCGTCGGCGCGACTACTTGCTATAGAGCATGCCGCTATGCGGCCATATTTGCCCTCAGTTGAAACCTCGACAGATGATAGTTACGACTCACCTGATCGACTTCTTGATTCACTTTGTCAGTTTGACATACTCTACTGTCTGGTGGTTGCGGCGGAGGGAGGACACCATGGTGGAGCCTATCCTGCGTCTTCGGCTTTCCGGCAAGAACGCGCAAACCCGGCACTTAGTTTGGTTGTCTCGAATGCTGAGGTTCGCCGCGAGCTGCTTCCGGAGAGCGGTGATGCGCGAGTCGCGCAGGCTATGCATGAAGTGCTTGAACTGGCAAAGGAGCAGTCAATGAAGCTACAGTTTCAGCTGCCGAACAATTGGTGGCGGCGTCCATCGCAGAACGTGGTAGAGTTCATAAAGAAGCACCAAGGGGATCGTAGATAG